Proteins co-encoded in one Microcebus murinus isolate Inina chromosome 5, M.murinus_Inina_mat1.0, whole genome shotgun sequence genomic window:
- the FAM162B gene encoding protein FAM162B — protein MLQLSDVIYGNIPSQKGIPSVQFHKYSFGDCYVQAAPSRVTGCGRGPGAESAAARDSSCLRAPPAGAWRGGGGKGTRRTLRGSGCGCERWCDAGKARSMLRTVGSLLRLGRGRFVSVPPFPLWGLTCYSSGGAPGGSGPQGPAGKVHQVLAQHRPSQFDKKILLWTGRFKSMEEIPPQVPPEMIDAARNKARVKVCYIMIGLTIIACFAVIASAKRAVERHESLTSWNLAKKAKWREEAALAAQAKAK, from the exons ATGCTGCAGCTATCAGATGTTATCTACGGCAATATACCTTCTCAGAAAGGAATTCCTTCAGTTCAGttccataaatattcatttgGAGACTGCTATGTGCAAG CTGCACCATCCCGGGTCACCGGGTGTGGGCGGGGACCGGGAGCCGAGAGTGCTGCCGCCAGGGACTCCAGCTGCCTCAGAGCTCCCCCAGCCGGGGcgtggcggggagggggcgggaaggGGACGCGGAGAACGCTCCGCGGTTCGGGCTGCGGGTGCGAGCGCTGGTGCGACGCGGGAAAAGCGCGCAGCATGCTCAGGACGGTGGGGAGCCTCCTGCGCCTCGGTCGGGGACGCTTCGTCAGCGTCCCCCCTTTTCCGCTCTGGGGTCTTACCTGCTACTCCAGCGGCGGAGCCCCCGGGGGCTCTGGGCCCCAAGGTCCAG CAGGGAAGGTTCACCAGGTCCTCGCCCAGCACAGGCCTTCGCAATTTGACAAGAAAATCCTGCTGTGGACGGGGCGTTTCAAATCGATGGAGGAGATCCCGCCTCAGGTCCC GCCAGAAATGATAGATGCTGCAAGAAACAAAGCTCGAGTCAAAGTTTGTTACATAATGATCGGACTCACAATTATCGCCTGTTTTGCAGTCATAGCATCGGCCAAGAGG gCTGTAGAGCGACATGAATCCTTAACAAGTTGGAACCTGGCAAAAAAAGCTAAGTGGCGCGAAGAAGCTGCATTAGCTGCACAGGCTAAGGCTAAATGA